In Canis lupus dingo isolate Sandy chromosome 32, ASM325472v2, whole genome shotgun sequence, the following are encoded in one genomic region:
- the LOC112646097 gene encoding LOW QUALITY PROTEIN: ATP-dependent 6-phosphofructokinase, muscle type-like (The sequence of the model RefSeq protein was modified relative to this genomic sequence to represent the inferred CDS: inserted 1 base in 1 codon; deleted 1 base in 1 codon) has protein sequence MGVEAVMALLVGTPDTPACLVSLSGNQAVHLPLMECVQVTKDVTKAMNXRKFDEAVKLRGRSFMNNWEVYKLLAHIRPPVSKTLASMHMVAVTNVDAPAAGMNAAVHSTMRIGLIQGNRVLVVHDGFEGLAKGQMEEAGWSCVGGWTGQGGSKLGTKRTLPKKSFEQISANITKFNIQGLIIIGGFEAYTGGLELMEGRKQFDELCIPLVLIPAMVSNNVPGSDFSVGTDTALYTICTTCDRIKQSAAGTKRRVFIIETMGGYCGYLATMAGLATGADAAYIFEEPFTIRDLQANVEHLVQKMKTTVKRGLVLRNEKCNENYTTDFIFNLYSEEGKGIFDSRKNVLGHMQQGGSPTPFDRNFATKMGTKAMNWMSGKIKESYRDGRIFANTPDSGCVLGMRKRALVFQPVTELKDQTDFDHHIPKEQWRLKLRPILKILAKYEIDLDTTEHAHLEHISRKRSGETSIQPSLE, from the exons ATGGGTGTGGAAGCAGTGATGGCACTCTTGGTGGGGACCCCGGACACCCCGGCCTGCTTGGTGAGCCTCTCTGGTAACCAGGCTGTGCACCTGCCCCTCATGGAGTGTGTGCAGGTGACCAAGGATGTGACCAAGGCCATGA GCAGGAAATTCGATGAAGCCGTGAAGCTGAGAGGCCGGAGCTTCATGAACAACTGGGAGGTGTACAAGCTTCTGGCTCACATCAGACCTCCTGTCTCGAAGACATTGGCTAGCATGCACATGGTGGCCGTGACGAACGTGGATGCCCCAGCCGCAGGCATGAATGCTGCCGTCCACTCCACCATGAGAATTGGCCTCATCCAGGGCAACCGGGTGCTGGTTGTGCATGATGGCTTTGAGGGCCTAGCCAAGGGTCAGATGGAGGAGGCTGGCTGGAGCTGTGTGGGGGGCTGGACTGGCCAAGGCGGTTCCAAACTTGGGACTAAGAGGACTCTGCCCAAGAAGAGCTTTGAGCAGATCAGTGCCAACATCACTAAGTTTAACATTCAGGGCCTGATCATCATCGGGGGCTTTGAGGCTTACACTGGGGGCCTGGAGCTGATGGAG GGAAGGAAGCAGTTTGATGAGCTGTGCATCCCGTTAGTGCTCATCCCTGCTATGGTGTCCAACAACGTCCCTGGCTCGGACTTCAGCGTGGGCACTGACACAGCCCTCTACACTATCTGCACGACCTGTGACCGCATCAAGCAGTCAGCAGCAGGCACCAAGCGGCGGGTGTTCATCATTGAAACTATGGGTGGCTACTGCGGCTACCTGGCCACCATGGCAGGCCTGGCCACTGGGGCGGATGCTGCCTACATTTTTGAGGAGCCCTTCACCATTCGGGACCTGCAGGCAAATGTTGAACATCTGGtgcaaaagatgaaaacaactgTGAAGAGGGGCCTGGTGTTAAGGAATGAGAAATGCAATGAGAACTATACCACAGACTTCATTTTCAACCTGTACtctgaggaggggaagggcatCTTCGACAGCAGGAAGAATGTGCTCGGCCACATGCAGCAGGGTGGGAGCCCAACTCCGTTTGACAGGAATTTTGCCACTAAAATGGGCACCAAGGCTATGAACTGGATGTCTGGGAAAATCAAAGAGAGTTACCGTGATGGGAGGATCTTTGCCAATACACCAGACTCGGGCTGTGTTCTGGGGATGCGTAAGAGGGCTCTGGTCTTTCAACCAGTGACTGAGCTGAAGGACCAGACAGATTTTGATCACCACATCCCCAAGGAACAGTGGCGGCTGAAGCTGAGGCCCATCCTCAAAATCCTAGCCAAGTACGAGATTGACTTGGACACCACAGAGCATGCCCACCTGGAGCACATCAGTCGGAAGCGATCTGGAGAAACTTCTATCCAACCCTCTTTGGAGTGA